In Naumovozyma castellii chromosome 1, complete genome, one DNA window encodes the following:
- the MNL1 gene encoding alpha-1,2-mannosidase MNL1 (ancestral locus Anc_4.383), with protein MELQVRILFIFLAILGFTACESPYSFTKKDLRTYRDDVKELFEFGLQNYLDFGYPYDEVRPVSCEPKTRNFDNPADYPTNDVLGNFTATLIDSLTTVAIMGDMERFLSLVNLVKQTFPSKFDVDSTVQLFESTIRILGSLISSHLYATDPRKAVYLRDDEYDGFLLELAVDIADRLLPAYLETNTGLPIARINLKNGMKSVDVATMNENNLAGMATPMFEFTMLSYLTHDRKYSEVTRFAYDTLWEHLKSTLGLLPESIDPYTLQEYSMVSGVGASSDSYYEYALKGAILFNDDKLMDIWEESYKNLKLSSKTDWFYANVMSGQGSVAYSWIDALGAFFPGVQVLAGDVDDAILKHTMYLKLWNTFGGIPERWQFDSIGVWDTLPLPWYPLRPEFIESTYYLYRATKDPFYLNIGHHILNDFKYRFRFMCGFAGRQDLQYDTVQDRMETFVLSETLKYLYLLFDEENELNHSSENVIFSTEAHPMWLTTDMITDFENNNFFDDELYKGHLEQCKIHLKSHAIERQKQRQHVVYAVNGGTVVKSYSHEKPNILTGDAYESVQNETHRLNIFGEFQKLKPGKVCSSSYSLFGKKEQEDIISLPYSKILSEFGRLFEIDYRYNETLNKPEHLEGYRQFEIEPAFYSLWAETSGGRSTSQLPATTESFDMIFDLPGKYARSQFDNGDIYCDTLQSRRKMRVEKLFPGSIDVFGKKVNPTIFADIDRQFLHNPHCDGKSQVSPSAAYRVTVVDGLDVPEDAIVVINRGDIVSPRLGDLYAQFGYNKFDQVFFGCIPFVNVFLE; from the coding sequence ATGGAATTGCAAGTCCGaatattattcatattCCTAGCTATATTAGGATTTACAGCATGTGAATCTCCATATTCTTTTACAAAAAAGGATCTTAGGACATACAGAGATGATGTTAAGGAATTATTCGAATTTGGTCTACAAAACTACCTAGATTTCGGATACCCATACGATGAAGTACGTCCGGTTTCATGTGAACCCAAGACGAGGAATTTCGATAACCCTGCAGACTATCCTACTAATGACGTCCTCGGCAATTTCACAGCCACTTTGATTGATTCATTAACTACAGTAGCCATAATGGGAGATATGGAACGATTTTTATCTCTGGTCAACCTTGTTAAGCAAACGTTCCCCTCGAAATTTGACGTTGATTCTACAGTACAACTTTTTGAGTCAACTATTAGAATTCTTGGCTCATTAATCTCGTCACATTTATATGCTACTGACCCTAGAAAGGCAGTATACCTACGGGATGATGAATACGATGGATTTCTATTAGAGCTTGCCGTCGACATAGCAGACCGATTGTTACCAGCATATTTGGAAACGAATACGGGTTTACCTATTGCTAgaattaatttaaaaaatggTATGAAATCGGTAGATGTAGCTACAatgaatgaaaataatCTAGCCGGAATGGCAACGCCTATGTTTGAATTCACCATGTTATCATACCTTACACATGATAGGAAATACTCTGAAGTTACCAGATTTGCATACGATACATTGTGGGAACATCTCAAATCAACTTTAGGATTGTTACCAGAATCTATTGATCCATATACCTTGCAAGAATATTCAATGGTTTCAGGGGTTGGGGCCTCGAGTGATTCTTACTACGAGTATGCCCTCAAGGGAGCCATCttatttaatgatgataaactAATGGATATTTGGGAAGAGAGTTacaaaaatttgaaactcAGCTCGAAGACTGATTGGTTCTATGCCAATGTCATGAGCGGACAAGGCTCTGTGGCGTACAGTTGGATTGATGCCCTTGGTGCCTTCTTCCCCGGTGTACAAGTCCTTGCAGGtgatgttgatgatgcCATTTTGAAACATACAATGTATTTAAAACTATGGAACACATTTGGTGGTATCCCAGAGAGATGGCAGTTTGACAGCATTGGAGTGTGGGATACTCTTCCGTTGCCTTGGTATCCACTTAGACCAGAATTCATTGAATCTACTTATTACCTTTATAGAGCCACCAAAGATCCATTCTATTTAAACATTGGTCATCATATCTTGaatgatttcaaatatAGATTTAGGTTTATGTGTGGATTTGCAGGACGTCAAGATCTTCAATACGACACGGTACAAGATCGAATGGAAACTTTTGTATTGAGTGAAACTTTAAAATATCTCTATTTGctatttgatgaagagaatgaaCTTAATCATAGTAGCGAAAATGTTATATTTAGTACTGAAGCCCATCCGATGTGGCTAACAACAGATATGATAACCGATTTTGAGaacaataatttctttgatgatgaattatacAAGGGACATTTAGAACAATGTAAAATACATCTCAAATCTCATGCGATTGAGCGTCAGAAGCAGCGCCAGCATGTTGTATATGCCGTTAATGGGGGAACTGTCGTTAAAAGTTACAGCCATGAGAAACCAAATATTCTGACGGGTGATGCATATGAAAGTGTTCAAAATGAAACGCATAGGttaaatatatttggagaatttcagaaattgaaaccaGGAAAGGtttgttcttcatcatattcattatttgggaagaaagaacaagaagatatCATATCGCTACCATATTCCAAGATCTTGAGTGAATTTGgtagattatttgaaattgactATCGATATAATGAGACTTTAAACAAACCAGAGCATTTAGAAGGATACAgacaatttgaaattgaaccAGCGTTCTATTCTCTGTGGGCAGAAACAAGCGGTGGACGAAGCACGTCGCAATTACCAGCTACGACTGAATCATTTGATATGATATTCGATCTTCCAGGGAAGTACGCAAGAAGCCAATTTGATAACGGGGACATATATTGTGATACATTACAAtccagaagaaaaatgcGTGTAGAAAAGTTATTCCCTGGGTCGATTGACGTTTTTGGTAAGAAAGTTAATCCTACAATTTTTGCAGATATAGACAGACAATTTTTGCATAACCCTCATTGTGACGGCAAGTCTCAAGTATCACCAAGTGCGGCCTACAGAGTTACGGTCGTTGATGGACTTGACGTCCCTGAAGATGCCATCGTTGTGATAAATAGAGGTGATATAGTAAGCCCGAGGTTGGGTGACCTGTACGCTCAATTCGGATACAACAAGTTCGACCAGGTCTTCTTCGGTTGCATCCCATTCGTCAACGTCTTTCTAGAGTAG
- the SCH9 gene encoding serine/threonine protein kinase SCH9 (ancestral locus Anc_4.384): MNFFGSKQQSNVHNNSNPSNNDGTKSTNRVGGNVFFPNFSTQMATPTTAVSSNSYAMGTTGITSENVISQMKAMHEPAEQQQSSSISKPGIITTPAKDDVSYSSSSDTSRQVTSSSTTTTNSNVAKANSLHPMSVSNKSANVTNSATTTGPGTDIPRGKLEVTIVEAKNLFTISNDSEPYVVCTFESSEFISNGPESVSNAKSPGSNKAWNSGLPVIKEYLKKRPLYTHRSSSQLNKMNSQDGDTSSGSLEQNDGSNPIWHHKTTFDVLGAHSELDISVYDAAHDDMFMGQVRLRPNIHTTQFASQDKWYPLKSRVLDENVTGDILIKWEYSSTKKRHYGPNDFEVLRLLGKGTFGQVYQVKKKDTKRIYAMKVLSKKVIVKKNEVAHTIGERNILVTTATKASPFIVGLKFSFQTPTDLYLVTDFMSGGELFWHLQKEGRFTEERAKFYIAELVLALEYLHDNDIVYRDLKPENILLDANGNIALCDFGLSKADLKDRTNTFCGTTEYLAPELLLDEAGYTKMVDFWSLGVLIFEMCCGWSPFFAEDNQKMYQKIAFGKVKFPRDVLSPEGRSFVKGLLNRNPKHRLGAIDDGRELRAHPFFADIDWDALREKKIPPPFKPHLVSETDTSNFDPEFTQTSTSYMNKHQPIAATPLSPAMQAKFAGFTFVDESTMDDHYNNVYSNRKFLQSSYYMEPGSFIPGNPNLPPEEDVIDDHEEELKNGNISGQIDYDGDQHMDDEFVSGNFEI, from the coding sequence ATGAATTTCTTTGGGTCTAAACAACAAAGCAACGTGCATAACAACTCTAATCCATCTAACAATGATGGAACTAAGAGTACCAACAGAGTAGGTGGCAATGtattttttccaaatttctcAACTCAAATGGCTACGCCTACCACTGCCGTGAGTTCAAATTCTTACGCCATGGGTACCACAGGAATTACGTCGGAGAATGTAATATCCCAAATGAAAGCTATGCATGAACCAGCTGAACAACAGCAATCGTCTAGTATATCTAAACCTGGTATAATAACAACGCCGGCAAAAGACGATGTatcatattcatcatcgtcCGATACATCAAGACAAGTGACTTCATCgtcaacaacaacaacaaattctaACGTCGCGAAGGCCAATTCTCTACATCCAATGAGtgtttcaaataaatcagCTAATGTCACTAATAGTGCAACTACCACTGGGCCAGGAACTGATATTCCAAGAGGTAAATTAGAGGTAACTATCGTGGAGGCAAAGAACCTTTTTACAATATCGAACGACTCTGAACCATACGTGGTTTGTACTTTTGAAAGTTCGGAATTTATTTCTAATGGTCCAGAATCTGTAAGCAATGCAAAGTCTCCTGGTTCCAATAAAGCTTGGAATTCTGGTCTGCCAGTCATTAAAGAATACCTAAAGAAGAGACCGCTATATACACATAGATCCTCCTCTCaattaaacaaaatgaaTAGTCAAGATGGTGATACCTCTAGTGGATCGTTAGAACAAAATGATGGTTCTAATCCAATATGGCATCATAAGACCACGTTTGACGTATTAGGCGCTCACTCAGAATTAGATATTTCTGTTTATGATGCTGCACATGATGATATGTTTATGGGTCAAGTTAGATTACGTCCAAATATTCATACTACACAATTTGCTTCTCAGGATAAATGGTATCCTTTGAAGAGTAGAGTGCTTGACGAAAATGTTACAGGTGACATATTAATTAAATGGGAATATTCTTCAACTAAGAAGAGACATTATGGGCctaatgattttgaagtgCTAAGACTTTTGGGTAAAGGAACCTTTGGACAAGTGTACCAAGTGAAAAAGAAGGATacaaaaagaatatatgcAATGAAAGTCTTATCTAAGAAAGTTATTGTTAAAAAGAATGAAGTGGCTCATACTATTGgagaaagaaatatattggTCACTACAGCAACAAAGGCTTCTCCATTTATAGTAGGTCTAAAGTTCTCATTCCAAACGCCCACCGACCTGTATCTGGTAACAGATTTCATGAGTGGTGGTGAATTATTTTGGCATTTACAAAAGGAAGGTAGATTTACTGAAGAAAGAGCTAAATTTTACATTGCTGAATTAGTATTGGCCTTGGAATATTTGCACGACAATGACATTGTTTATAGAGATTTAAAACCTGAAAATATCTTACTAGATGCCAATGGGAACATTGCTCTGTGTGATTTTGGTCTTTCTAAGGctgatttgaaagatcGTACCAATACATTTTGTGGGACCACCGAATATTTAGCTCCAGAACTTTTATTGGATGAAGCAGGTTACACTAAAATGGTAGATTTTTGGTCACTAGGTGTTCTGATTTTTGAAATGTGTTGTGGTTGGTCTCCATTTTTTGCTGAAGATAACCAAAAAATGTATCAAAAAATTGCCTTTGGTAAGGTCAAATTTCCAAGAGATGTGTTATCACCAGAAGGGCGTTCGTTTGTCAAAGGTCTATTGAATAGAAATCCCAAACATAGATTAGGTGCTATTGATGATGGACGAGAATTGAGGGCACATCCTTTTTTCGCTGATATTGATTGGGATGCATtaagagaaaagaaaattccACCTCCATTTAAGCCACATCTTGTTTCTGAGACGGATACTTCCAATTTCGATCCAGAATTTACTCAAACTTCAACATCTTACATGAATAAACATCAACCTATCGCTGCCACTCCATTATCACCAGCTATGCAAGCTAAATTTGCTGGATTTACATTTGTTGATGAATCCACTATGGACGATCATTATAATAATGTCTACAGCAACCGTAAATTTTTGCAAAGTTCATATTACATGGAGCCCGGTTCATTTATCCCAGGAAACCCCAACTTGCCTCCAGAAGAGGATGTCATCGATGATCACGAAGAAGAGTTAAAGAATGGGAATATTTCGGGGCAAATTGATTATGATGGTGATCAACAcatggatgatgaatttgtaAGTGGGAACTTTGAGATCTAA
- the SKN7 gene encoding kinase-regulated stress-responsive transcription factor SKN7 (ancestral locus Anc_4.385), whose amino-acid sequence MSFGNMNNNQGDYGNISLPLAGLPPHSIPPESSSMSPTSNTPLLPAQTGRPPANEFVRKLYTILEKNAYPDIVRWTENGDTFVVLDTGKFTEDILPNHFKHSNFASFVRQLNKYDFHKIKKKVTDVERSWEFKHPSFRRHFDEGLDNIKRKPTTSKRLPMDDDALTGGGASISLQAQTEYILNNTVKKDNFNKLKKNFDDIRSELDEVKMDNANYRAELQTLGSKYNAMVESLLTFRTVYENLIGNFQTLCTSLNEKGIQVPTNLFEATHINGHSHVYSPNNANAAMNMMNGLPTKSVAGGTNSANIPSIQAILSNGSAPTQQQKPPIQSPTGSVIGPALPLLSTPTLPLATNGPQAAMRASIKLENEPNNEAQAVLRPGFHVLLVEDDAVSIRLCSKFLRKYGCTVEVVTDGLSAISTLEKFRYDLVLMDIVMPNLDGATATSIIRNFDNQTPIIAMTGNIEDQDLITYLQHGMNDILAKPFTKDDLHSMLIRYLKDRIPLRDQQKVQGTPGDDGQRMSISTAHDPSTNVKTPASTHPAQSGAGRHQSPHDLTHRSPNVQLQTSQMQIDQFRDQQKNIQPINTMNPQDALVPDQDVINDEPMLKKQRL is encoded by the coding sequence ATGAGTTTTGGTAACATGAATAATAATCAGGGCGACTACGGAAATATATCATTGCCTCTAGCAGGCCTACCGCCGCATTCGATACCTCCCGAGTCTAGCTCTATGAGCCCTACAAGTAATACACCTTTACTTCCTGCTCAAACAGGTAGACCTCCAGCAAATGAATTTGTGCGCAAACTATACacaattttggaaaagaatgCATATCCAGACATCGTTCGTTGGACAGAAAACGGTGACACTTTTGTTGTTCTAGATACAGGGAAGTTCACGGAAGATATTCTACCAAATCATTTCAAACATTCTAATTTTGCAAGTTTTGTTCGTCAGTTGAACAAGTATGATTTTCATAAGATTAAGAAGAAGGTCACTGACGTGGAAAGAAGTTGGGAATTTAAGCATCCATCATTTAGAAGACATTTTGACGAAGGATTAGACAACATCAAGAGGAAACCCACCACCTCCAAACGACTACCgatggatgatgatgcgTTGACCGGAGGTGGTGCATCAATCTCATTACAGGCACAAACTGAATACATTCTTAATAATACTGTTAAAAAAGACAACTTTAATAAGttaaaaaagaattttgatgatATACGATCAGAATTAGACGAAGTAAAGATGGATAATGCGAACTATAGGGCGGAGCTTCAAACGTTGGgttcaaaatataatgcGATGGTTGAAAGTTTACTTACCTTTAGAACTGtttatgaaaatttaattggtAACTTTCAAACATTATGCACATCATTGAACGAAAAAGGAATTCAGGTAccaacaaatttatttgaagcGACACATATAAATGGACACAGTCACGTTTACTCTCCAAATAATGCCAACGCTGCTatgaatatgatgaatGGATTACCTACCAAATCAGTTGCTGGTGGAACAAACTCAGCTAACATACCATCCATTCAAGCTATTTTATCGAACGGTTCAGCACCCactcaacaacaaaagcCTCCTATTCAATCCCCAACAGGTTCTGTCATCGGACCAGCATTGCCCCTGTTGTCCACTCCAACCTTGCCATTGGCAACCAATGGTCCTCAAGCCGCAATGCGTGCATCAATCAAGCTTGAGAATGAACCGAACAATGAAGCACAGGCTGTCTTGAGGCCGGGATTTCATGTCTTGTTGGTGGAGGATGATGCGGTATCAATTCGACTGTGCTCTAAGTTTTTGAGAAAATATGGGTGTACTGTGGAAGTTGTTACCGATGGACTTTCAGCTATCTCAACTCTAGAGAAATTTAGGTACGATTTGGTTTTGATGGATATTGTAATGCCCAATTTGGACGGTGCCACGGCTACGTCAATTATTAGAAACTTTGATAATCAAACACCAATTATTGCTATGACTGGTAATATTGAGGATCAAGATCTAATTACATACCTTCAGCATGGCATGAATGACATACTGGCAAAACCATTTACAAAGGACGACCTGCACTCAATGTTAATAAGATATCTAAAGGATAGAATACCGTTACGTGATCAGCAAAAGGTACAGGGAACTCCAGGCGATGATGGACAACGGATGAGTATTTCAACCGCACATGACCCGTCTACAAATGTTAAAACGCCTGCTTCCACACATCCTGCACAATCGGGTGCGGGACGTCATCAATCACCTCATGACTTAACACATCGATCGCCTAATGTTCAGCTGCAAACGTCACAGATGCAAATCGATCAGTTTCGGGACCAACAAAAGAATATCCAACCTATAAATACAATGAACCCGCAAGATGCTCTTGTCCCCGATCAGGACGTAATAAATGATGAACCTATGCTCAAGAAACAAAGAttgtaa
- the SET5 gene encoding S-adenosylmethionine-dependent methyltransferase (ancestral locus Anc_4.386) has product MTLKIKTLSLNDTPPTLPPNTVIPRSQQVCDDVVRLWKEEPAAEDLPIDSLYRRIIDRNQEWSISREHFLEVIKRHNLVYDENSPSSRCYDKMIEFPPCDVKQWNKEGMYEIRDCQDAQDKNGKGRGVYALKHFKKGDMIFEEKLPIVIIPPMEKLELMSKGKCCTLCGKSLYELSTHYIMMNGLDCNDCTAVWCSKNCKKMDSCRHSFLKHVNLKKRNHWYKFENFCKEKNFVAGYSVGIIYATILLNKKNRDSIKTKYESLAQVSQRIRIESSDSTNIGGTLDASSGAQSTNNDDDSGPESVWEQAYKLFKETFPTLNADEGFSLDDFLLDIGKFNINQLEGQIYHLYSFINHNCEPNIRYEIDSKLCLRVFARKPIQPGEELLTTYVNPLHGVKLRRRALKVNWGFLCQCARCENGNSQKIGIPSPPDSLTKDNVSISIPKLKITLQEGSNRRKSSMRDKRPDLTELLKNGKEFDLEIPDNLGSVRARRRTSVRFDENVSFAIEE; this is encoded by the coding sequence ATGACGCTGAAGATAAAGACCCTGTCTTTGAATGATACCCCTCCAACTTTACCACCAAATACGGTGATACCGAGAAGTCAACAGGTATGCGACGATGTTGTAAGATTATGGAAAGAAGAGCCGGCGGCAGAAGATCTGCCGATAGATTCCCTATAtagaagaattattgatAGGAACCAAGAATGGTCTATTTCAAGGGAACATTTTTTGGAAGTCATAAAACGCCACAATCTGGTTTATGATGAGAATAGTCCGTCATCTAGATGTTATGACAAGATGATTGAATTTCCACCCTGTGATGTGAAACAATGGAATAAAGAAGGTATGTATGAAATAAGGGATTGCCAGGATGCTCAAGataaaaatggaaaaggTAGAGGTGTGTATGCCTTGAAACATTTCAAGAAAGGCGATATGATCTTCGAAGAGAAACTGCCCATAGTAATTATACCACCCATGgaaaaattagaattaatGTCTAAGGGTAAATGTTGCACTTTATGTGGTAAATCGCTATATGAATTAAGCACTCATTATATTATGATGAATGGATTGGATTGTAATGATTGTACTGCTGTCTGGTGTTCtaaaaattgtaaaaaGATGGATTCCTGTCGTcattcatttttgaaacatGTGAATCTCAAAAAGAGAAACCATTGGTATAAATTCGAGAATTTTtgtaaagaaaagaattttgTTGCTGGATACTCCGTTGGTATTATTTATGCCACTATCTTActtaataagaaaaatcGAGACTCaattaaaacaaaatatgaatCGTTAGCACAAGTTTCTCAAAGAATTAGGATTGAATCGAGCGATTCTACTAATATTGGTGGCACTTTGGATGCATCTAGTGGTGCTCAATCTACTaacaatgatgatgatagTGGCCCTGAATCTGTATGGGAACAAGCttataaattattcaaagaaacaTTTCCAACCTTAAATGCAGATGAGGGGTTTTCCTTGGATGACTTTTTGTTAGATATTGGCAAATTTAATATCAATCAGTTAGAGGGCCAAATATACCATctttattcatttattaacCACAATTGTGAACCCAATATTCGGTACGAAATTGATTCTAAATTATGCTTAAGAGTCTTCGCAAGAAAACCAATTCAACCTGGTGAAGAATTACTGACCACTTATGTAAATCCGTTACATGGCGTAAAACTAAGAAGAAGAGCCTTGAAAGTTAATTGGGGGTTCCTTTGTCAATGTGCTAGATgtgaaaatggaaatagTCAAAAAATAGGCATTCCCAGCCCTCCTGACAGTTTAACTAAAGATAACGTATCAATatcaattccaaaattgaaaattacTTTACAAGAAGGCTCcaacagaagaaaatcttcaatgagGGACAAGAGACCTGATCTAAcagaattattgaaaaatggaaagGAATTCGATCTAGAAATTCCTGACAATTTAGGTTCTGTCAGAGCCAGAAGAAGGACATCCGTCAGATTTGATGAGAATGTGTCATTCGCAATAGAAGAATAA
- the FMP10 gene encoding Fmp10p (ancestral locus Anc_4.387) produces the protein MFSKFIRSTIIRRSLATTVNSTFKTAPKPRSKWVPISIFSGSFLVGWYFTQHMTFTDLMAYWRYESLPEDAEQVKKYRSDLHNRLEKLSLVQQLKGSGFVEVFPGRRKDDQLVDKTLLTPGAIAIPPKFYYNPDKKEIVGVYHMGMKLTGYPFIVHGGILATIMEDLMRESVKLIKQKEGEKTKELSVSYMMPTFANQFVFVRTTSVENLGKNIKLKVDLLDQNGSVLVKGAGTFST, from the coding sequence atgttttccaaatttattCGTTCAACAATTATTAGAAGGTCTTTGGCCACTACGGTCAATAGTACCTTTAAAACAGCTCCTAAGCCAAGATCTAAGTGGGTGCCTATCTCCATTTTCTCCGGTAGTTTCCTTGTAGGTTGGTACTTCACACAACATATGACCTTCACAGATTTGATGGCATATTGGAGGTATGAATCCTTGCCTGAAGATGCTGAACAAGTGAAGAAATATCGAAGTGATTTGCATAACAGATTGGAGAAATTGTCTTTGGTGCAACAGTTGAAAGGTTCTGGGTTTGTGGAAGTGTTTCCAGGCAGAAGAAAGGATGATCAATTGGTGGATAAGACCTTATTGACCCCTGGTGCCATTGCCATTCCTCCAAAATTCTACTATAACCCTgataagaaggaaattgtAGGTGTTTACCATATGGGGATGAAGTTAACTGGTTATCCATTTATTGTGCATGGTGGGATCTTAGCCACTATAATGGAGGATTTGATGAGAGAAAGTgtgaaattaataaagcAAAAGGAAGGCGAAAAAACTAAAGAGTTAAGTGTGTCCTACATGATGCCAACTTTTGCTAACCAATTTGTCTTTGTTCGAACTACTAGTGTGGAGAACCTTGGTAAGAAcattaaattgaaagtAGATCTATTAGATCAGAACGGATCTGTTCTTGTTAAAGGTGCAGGTACCTTTTCCACATGA
- the NCAS0A06480 gene encoding uncharacterized protein: MPTVICQDKEPYTLHVLQPGPASIVKEFHMGERIRFCTYLKKNEKSHTARFTLYYCHHPDMELLEAIDRTLFGGDILIPFLKQDKVEYKDLGNWKIARMFSLKEPTRNKKSCNLSFTARGSIFLMTAKQLIILSNFDQDLFVTHLLPQRKKLKDPSSVMEILSRFVLAQLKDVSDIDASDIDFSKIDVKKLLK, encoded by the coding sequence ATGCCAACTGTTATATGCCAAGACAAAGAGCCATACACTTTGCACGTTTTACAACCAGGTCCTGCGAGTATTGTAAAGGAATTTCATATGGGAGAGAGAATAAGATTTTGTACATATCTTAAGAAAAACGAAAAGTCTCACACAGCAAGATTTACTCTTTATTATTGTCATCATCCAGATATGGAGCTCCTAGAGGCAATTGATAGAACATTATTTGGTGGCGATATCCTTATTCCGTTTTTGAAACAAGATAAAGTGGAATATAAAGATTTAGGGAATTGGAAGATAGCAAGAATGTTTTCCCTGAAGGAGCCAACCCGTAATAAGAAGTCTTGCAATTTATCGTTTACTGCAAGAGGGTCTATTTTCCTTATGACAGCGAAACAACTTATTATTTTGAGTAACTTCGATCAAGATTTGTTCGTCACACATTTATTGCcacaaagaaaaaaacttAAAGACCCATCCAGCGTAATGGAAATTCTTTCGAGATTTGTTTTGGCTCAGTTGAAAGATGTGTCGGACATAGATGCGTCGGATATAGACTTCTCGAAAATAGATGTAAAGAAGTTGCTGAAGTGA